Proteins from a genomic interval of Paenibacillus sp. FSL R5-0623:
- a CDS encoding chemotaxis response regulator protein-glutamate methylesterase: protein MAAYQVLVVDDSAFMRKIVTDLIQADPEFKVTATASNGREAIQKSLELKPDIITMDVEMPEMNGLDALKSIMKESFVPVIMLSGINEQGMKETIMALEAGAFDFIRKPSISHDQDIAQVGKALVERMRAAMNEIKRKADRELSMKNRDMLRGAVAPPTQPVQKELPARDRAEPVKKTIEPVQTSQHSLRERTEAFQAKSKKPIEPLSPSKPSRVENKPEPLPKAERNLGTKAEKAVRSANPVQTPKEVRLPNAARVAADQIAATSASAKAKDVIKPNPVPKGGEGLEGPFNKLVAIGCSTGGPRALKTLLEQLPADLPAPVIIVQHMPPNFTRSLAQRLNTFSPLHVVEAEEGMVLKKGTAYIAPGGFHVKVNKTADGKFIVKLTEDQPVNGHRPSVDTMFESLLPFTSLQRHLVLLTGMGSDGARMMKRLYEAGVTSTFAENEETCVVYGMPRSAVELQCVRHLLPLQEIASKLVQAVK from the coding sequence ATGGCGGCGTATCAAGTTTTGGTTGTCGATGATTCCGCTTTTATGCGTAAGATTGTTACGGATTTGATCCAGGCGGATCCGGAATTCAAGGTTACGGCAACGGCATCAAACGGTAGAGAAGCGATTCAAAAATCACTAGAATTGAAACCCGATATTATTACAATGGACGTTGAGATGCCCGAAATGAATGGGTTGGATGCATTAAAATCAATTATGAAGGAATCCTTCGTTCCTGTGATTATGCTCTCTGGTATCAATGAACAGGGCATGAAAGAAACCATTATGGCGCTTGAAGCAGGGGCATTTGACTTCATTCGCAAACCATCTATTTCACATGACCAGGATATTGCTCAAGTTGGTAAAGCCTTGGTTGAGCGCATGCGTGCTGCGATGAATGAGATCAAAAGAAAAGCTGATCGTGAGTTATCCATGAAAAATAGAGACATGTTGCGAGGAGCAGTTGCTCCCCCAACTCAGCCAGTGCAGAAAGAACTGCCGGCTAGGGATCGAGCGGAACCTGTGAAAAAAACGATCGAACCTGTCCAGACGAGTCAACACTCTCTTCGAGAGCGGACTGAAGCTTTTCAGGCCAAATCAAAGAAACCAATTGAACCATTGTCACCTTCAAAACCAAGTCGCGTAGAGAACAAACCAGAGCCTTTGCCGAAGGCTGAGCGTAATTTGGGGACGAAGGCAGAAAAAGCAGTGAGGTCAGCTAATCCGGTACAGACTCCAAAGGAAGTTCGACTACCTAATGCAGCTAGAGTGGCAGCCGATCAAATAGCGGCAACTTCTGCCTCTGCAAAAGCCAAGGATGTAATCAAGCCTAATCCTGTCCCCAAAGGTGGAGAGGGGCTGGAGGGACCATTCAACAAACTTGTGGCAATAGGTTGTTCTACGGGTGGACCGAGGGCTCTCAAAACATTGCTTGAGCAGTTGCCTGCTGATTTGCCTGCACCGGTTATTATTGTGCAGCATATGCCGCCCAACTTCACACGTTCTCTGGCTCAACGATTAAATACATTCAGTCCACTGCATGTGGTTGAAGCTGAAGAGGGCATGGTTCTGAAAAAAGGAACCGCCTATATAGCACCCGGCGGATTCCATGTGAAAGTTAACAAAACAGCAGACGGGAAGTTTATCGTGAAGCTGACTGAAGATCAACCAGTGAATGGCCATAGACCTTCAGTGGATACGATGTTTGAGTCACTTCTGCCGTTTACATCTTTACAAAGGCATCTTGTTTTGCTCACGGGAATGGGAAGTGATGGAGCACGTATGATGAAGAGATTATACGAAGCTGGAGTTACATCAACCTTTGCCGAGAATGAAGAAACATGTGTTGTATATGGTATGCCGCGTTCTGCTGTAGAGCTGCAATGCGTTCGTCATCTTCTGCCATTGCAGGAGATTGCGTCTAAACTTGTTCAAGCAGTGAAATAA
- a CDS encoding chemotaxis protein CheA, with translation MDMNQYLSMFIDESNDHLQSLNENMLQLEGNPEDLGIVQVIFRSAHTLKGMAATMGFEDLASLTHKMENVLDLVRNEKLKMQDYIFDTMFKSLDALETMVQDITEGGQGKADVSAIVASLQAIENGEMTNGDGPATETNKPANASISSAVELDEFQYSVLDQSIAEGHRVFYVDVLVSEHSQLKGVRAYMVFDMLERSGEVVKAYPSVQDIEQEKFERSFSLYYITTKEAHELEEGIMSISEIESAKLIQLDQETLQQMANQVAATVEAPPAPTAVAEVASPDKNSVSKEEATTAPAKTAAPKQAAPKQAAAPSRTIRVDIERLDVLMNLFSELLIDRSRLEQLASETGNNDLSDTVAHLSRVSTDLQNIVLKLRMVPVDTVFNRFPRMIRDLAKTLDKKIDLVITGAETELDRTVIDEIGDPLVHLLRNAVDHGVESIAERVAAGKPEMGTVNLRAFHSGNHVFIEIEDDGKGIYRDKLLKTAIKRGVVTEEQGAKMSDDEVNQLLFAPGFSTADIISDISGRGVGLDVVKSKITSLGGNVTIHSTPGKGTNFSVQLPLTLSIIAAMLVRLGSEKYAVPLSSIVETAIVQREQVRNIHGNKMITFRESLIPYLSLSEVFSVPDFNDADEPETEIVVIRKGDRLAAVAVEEFIGQSEIVLKSMGTYLPAIEGISGATILGDGQVALILDPNAFIK, from the coding sequence ATGGACATGAACCAATATTTATCCATGTTTATTGATGAGTCTAATGATCATCTGCAATCGCTTAACGAAAACATGCTTCAACTTGAAGGCAATCCGGAAGACCTGGGCATAGTTCAGGTTATATTCCGCTCTGCTCATACCTTGAAGGGTATGGCAGCAACTATGGGCTTTGAAGATTTGGCATCACTGACACATAAAATGGAAAATGTGTTGGATCTGGTTCGTAATGAGAAGTTGAAAATGCAGGATTACATTTTTGATACCATGTTCAAGAGTCTGGACGCTTTGGAAACCATGGTTCAGGATATTACCGAAGGTGGACAAGGTAAAGCAGATGTGTCGGCAATCGTAGCTTCACTTCAGGCCATTGAAAATGGTGAAATGACAAATGGAGACGGACCTGCTACAGAAACAAACAAGCCAGCTAACGCTTCAATTTCTTCGGCTGTGGAGCTGGATGAATTCCAATATTCAGTGCTGGATCAGTCGATCGCCGAAGGTCATCGTGTGTTCTACGTGGATGTGCTTGTTAGCGAGCATAGCCAGTTAAAAGGTGTACGGGCTTATATGGTCTTTGATATGCTGGAACGTTCAGGTGAAGTCGTTAAGGCTTACCCATCCGTTCAGGATATTGAGCAGGAGAAGTTTGAGCGCAGTTTCTCGTTGTATTACATAACAACTAAAGAGGCGCACGAACTGGAAGAAGGCATCATGAGTATCTCTGAAATTGAAAGTGCGAAGCTCATTCAACTGGATCAGGAGACTCTTCAGCAGATGGCCAATCAGGTAGCAGCTACAGTTGAAGCGCCACCCGCACCAACAGCTGTAGCTGAGGTTGCTTCGCCGGATAAGAATTCTGTATCGAAAGAAGAAGCCACAACGGCACCAGCTAAAACAGCTGCACCGAAGCAAGCTGCACCGAAGCAAGCTGCTGCACCTTCACGTACCATTCGTGTGGATATTGAACGTCTCGACGTATTGATGAACCTGTTCAGTGAATTGTTGATTGACCGTTCACGTCTGGAGCAACTGGCCAGTGAAACAGGCAACAATGATTTATCCGATACAGTAGCTCATTTAAGTCGAGTTAGCACAGATTTGCAAAATATTGTACTGAAATTACGGATGGTTCCGGTAGATACTGTATTTAATCGATTCCCGCGCATGATCCGTGATCTGGCTAAGACACTTGATAAAAAAATCGATCTGGTGATTACAGGTGCTGAGACGGAACTGGATCGTACGGTAATTGATGAGATTGGTGATCCGCTTGTGCATTTATTGCGTAACGCGGTTGACCATGGTGTGGAATCCATTGCAGAGCGTGTAGCTGCAGGTAAACCAGAGATGGGAACAGTAAACCTGCGTGCCTTCCACAGTGGGAATCACGTATTTATCGAGATTGAAGATGATGGTAAAGGTATCTATCGCGACAAGCTTTTGAAAACCGCGATCAAACGTGGTGTTGTAACCGAAGAACAAGGTGCCAAGATGAGTGACGATGAAGTAAATCAACTGTTGTTCGCACCTGGTTTTAGTACTGCTGATATTATCTCGGATATCTCTGGCCGTGGCGTTGGCTTGGATGTAGTAAAATCGAAGATCACTTCGCTTGGCGGTAATGTAACCATTCATTCAACTCCAGGCAAAGGCACGAACTTCTCTGTTCAGCTTCCATTGACTCTATCCATTATTGCTGCAATGCTTGTACGACTTGGTTCAGAGAAATACGCTGTTCCGTTGTCCTCCATTGTAGAGACGGCCATTGTACAACGTGAGCAAGTTCGTAATATTCACGGCAATAAAATGATCACGTTCCGTGAGTCACTGATTCCGTACTTGTCCTTGAGCGAAGTTTTCTCCGTACCTGATTTCAACGACGCTGATGAGCCAGAAACAGAAATTGTCGTGATTCGCAAAGGCGACCGTCTTGCAGCCGTAGCTGTTGAAGAATTTATTGGACAGAGTGAGATTGTTCTCAAATCAATGGGAACCTATCTTCCTGCTATTGAAGGAATCTCTGGAGCAACCATTCTCGGAGATGGACAAGTAGCCCTGATTCTTGATCCTAATGCATTTATTAAATAA
- a CDS encoding chemotaxis protein CheW produces MEEELKVIVFKLGSEEYGIEVDKVQTIERMMPITRVPKTLSFVKGVINLRGVVIPVIDLRGRFSLPETEYTDQTRIVIVGVDDMQVGFIVDSANDVIDIKSSAIDSPPEVVGGVKARYLRGVAKLEDSRLLIMLNLNEVLNKSEIVQLESVEG; encoded by the coding sequence ATGGAAGAAGAGTTGAAAGTCATCGTCTTTAAATTGGGTTCCGAAGAGTATGGTATTGAGGTAGATAAGGTTCAGACGATTGAGCGCATGATGCCAATTACCCGTGTTCCCAAGACACTTTCCTTTGTAAAAGGAGTTATTAATCTACGCGGTGTTGTAATTCCGGTCATTGATCTACGCGGTCGTTTCTCCCTTCCGGAAACGGAATACACGGATCAGACTCGTATTGTTATCGTAGGTGTAGACGATATGCAAGTTGGCTTTATCGTAGATTCTGCCAATGATGTTATTGATATCAAGAGCAGTGCAATCGATAGCCCACCAGAAGTGGTTGGCGGCGTCAAAGCAAGATACCTGCGAGGTGTTGCTAAATTGGAGGATTCACGCTTGTTGATTATGCTCAACCTAAACGAAGTATTAAATAAAAGCGAGATTGTACAGCTGGAAAGTGTTGAGGGCTAG
- a CDS encoding chemotaxis protein CheC encodes MFNRFEVFQMDVLKEVGNIGAGNAATALSQLLNRPIDMGVPTVQMLPFEEVAEKVGGDERIVVTVFLRVEGEAPGNLFFMMTPEAAKMLLNRLAGFDLKEGLAFTDMEQSALSEIGNILAGSYLSSLADFTKLSMYPTVPGLAIDMAGAILSYGLLQFGEMGDAALLIDTSFFEGEDQVEGQFFLIPDPPSFAKIFESLGVPLSHD; translated from the coding sequence ATGTTCAACCGATTTGAGGTATTCCAGATGGATGTGCTCAAAGAGGTCGGTAACATTGGAGCAGGCAACGCCGCAACGGCGTTGTCTCAACTCCTCAACAGACCGATTGACATGGGTGTACCTACAGTACAAATGCTCCCTTTTGAAGAAGTTGCCGAAAAAGTGGGCGGAGATGAACGCATCGTGGTTACCGTGTTTCTTCGTGTAGAAGGCGAAGCACCGGGAAATCTTTTCTTTATGATGACACCAGAGGCTGCTAAAATGTTGTTGAATAGACTTGCCGGGTTTGATCTGAAAGAAGGACTCGCTTTTACAGATATGGAACAATCAGCGCTTTCCGAAATTGGAAATATTTTGGCTGGATCCTATCTTTCTTCTTTGGCAGATTTCACGAAGTTGTCTATGTATCCAACTGTTCCTGGACTTGCCATCGACATGGCGGGTGCCATTCTAAGTTATGGCTTGCTGCAATTTGGCGAGATGGGTGACGCTGCATTGTTGATTGACACATCTTTCTTTGAAGGTGAAGATCAAGTTGAGGGTCAGTTTTTCCTCATTCCGGATCCACCATCCTTTGCAAAGATATTTGAATCGCTAGGGGTGCCACTGAGCCATGATTGA
- a CDS encoding chemotaxis protein CheD: MIEDKSVVKVGMADLNIAHLPGVIRTTGLGSCVGLTMYDPHLKLAGMAHVMLPTSEIAREGKLNTAKYADTALPELLEKMIKLGASHSRIVSKMAGGSQMFAFAGAGDTMRIGPRNADSCREWLQKLNIPLLAEDTGGNYGRTIEMDCETGLLTIRSVQMGVKEL, translated from the coding sequence ATGATTGAGGACAAAAGCGTCGTTAAAGTCGGTATGGCGGATTTAAACATCGCTCATCTTCCTGGTGTAATCCGTACGACGGGCTTGGGCTCGTGTGTGGGATTAACAATGTATGACCCACATTTGAAGCTGGCTGGAATGGCGCATGTCATGCTTCCTACTTCAGAGATCGCCCGTGAAGGGAAACTGAACACTGCGAAATATGCGGATACGGCGTTGCCTGAGCTTTTGGAAAAGATGATAAAACTAGGCGCTTCTCACTCACGTATTGTGTCTAAAATGGCCGGGGGCTCTCAGATGTTTGCCTTTGCTGGCGCTGGAGATACAATGCGCATTGGACCAAGGAATGCAGATTCTTGTCGAGAGTGGCTTCAAAAACTCAATATCCCTCTTCTAGCAGAAGATACGGGTGGGAATTATGGACGAACGATTGAGATGGACTGTGAAACTGGACTTTTGACTATTCGAAGTGTACAAATGGGTGTAAAGGAATTATAA
- a CDS encoding FliA/WhiG family RNA polymerase sigma factor, with protein sequence MNERKASHLNHSDLWEKWKEHGDLDAKKTLIEKYLHIVNYVSGRLAVGLPKNVPKDDLESNGVMGLIDALEKFDYERGLQFETYASWRVRGAILDGLRQGDWVPRSVREKAKRIEDAYQQLEQSYLRSVSDEEMSEYLDVSTKDFQHMLQEVAVMSLCSLEDPIREEESETRLSLMVDEKAKNPDYKVNEFYLKEALVQGLDKLTVKERTVVSLLYYEDLSLSEIAEVMSLSPSRISQLHSKAILRLRGTLDKQKDLLMRKD encoded by the coding sequence TTGAACGAGCGTAAAGCTTCACATTTGAACCATTCTGATCTGTGGGAAAAGTGGAAAGAACATGGAGATCTTGATGCCAAGAAAACGTTGATTGAAAAGTATCTTCATATTGTAAATTATGTATCCGGTCGACTGGCTGTTGGTTTACCCAAAAATGTTCCCAAGGATGACTTGGAGAGCAATGGCGTTATGGGGTTAATTGATGCATTGGAGAAGTTCGACTATGAACGTGGTCTGCAATTTGAAACTTATGCATCATGGAGGGTCCGCGGAGCCATTCTTGACGGTCTGCGTCAAGGTGATTGGGTTCCGCGTTCTGTGCGGGAGAAGGCCAAGCGAATTGAAGACGCCTACCAACAGCTGGAACAAAGTTATCTCAGGTCTGTTAGTGATGAGGAAATGAGCGAGTACCTGGACGTGTCCACTAAAGATTTTCAACATATGCTTCAGGAAGTGGCAGTCATGTCACTTTGCTCGCTGGAGGACCCAATTCGTGAGGAAGAGTCTGAGACTCGTCTGTCTTTGATGGTGGATGAGAAAGCCAAAAATCCGGATTATAAAGTGAATGAGTTTTATTTGAAGGAAGCTTTGGTGCAAGGGCTTGACAAGTTGACGGTAAAAGAGAGAACGGTTGTTTCACTCTTGTATTACGAAGATCTTTCTCTTAGTGAAATTGCTGAGGTTATGTCTCTTTCTCCGTCTCGTATATCCCAGTTACATTCCAAGGCAATATTACGATTACGCGGCACGTTGGACAAACAGAAAGATTTGTTGATGCGTAAAGATTAA
- a CDS encoding FapA family protein codes for MTQRTALEQCLNIVLSDDKCTAYLEFSKEEEGFACTIDELEQFVADKGIKQGVSREALLLFVSNPETYLKDKYKIAEGVAPIQGTDGFIKVLVGMDDTNERRPLESEDGTVDYKEVTRLNNVRSGQIIAERIAPSDGIPGRAVTGEEIPYRPGKEARFKVGKNVVINPDGSAMYAALDGLVTKTDGNKLNVFPVYEVNGDVDYNNGNIDFVGTVVIRGNVLTGFKVKAAGDIRVVGGVEGAELEAGGSIEITGGIIGYNKGLVQAGHNVKCTFIQEGNVDAGEDVLVSQSIMHSNIRAGHGVICAGTKGLIVGGSIQAGQNVSARVVGNSMSTVTSIEVGVLPKLRNELNDLRKEVREQMDSLDKTKKALTLLDQLAAAGQLTPDKMSMRIKLNATQKSALRISEETKMRIFEIEKALEDTSKARVDILKMIYGGSKIVIGRYTKFIKDPVSRISFYYHDGDITMVPYV; via the coding sequence GTGACACAGCGGACTGCTTTGGAACAATGTTTAAACATTGTTTTATCGGACGACAAATGCACAGCCTACCTTGAATTTTCCAAAGAGGAAGAAGGCTTTGCCTGCACGATCGATGAACTTGAACAATTTGTGGCGGACAAGGGCATCAAACAAGGTGTATCGCGAGAGGCACTATTACTTTTTGTGAGCAACCCTGAAACCTATTTGAAAGATAAATACAAGATTGCAGAAGGTGTCGCTCCCATTCAAGGAACAGATGGCTTCATCAAGGTCCTGGTTGGGATGGACGATACGAATGAACGACGACCATTGGAATCGGAAGATGGAACCGTCGATTACAAAGAAGTGACCCGGTTAAACAATGTCCGTAGTGGTCAGATCATTGCAGAGCGGATCGCTCCTAGCGATGGCATACCAGGCAGAGCAGTAACGGGTGAGGAAATTCCTTATCGTCCGGGAAAAGAAGCTCGGTTTAAAGTTGGGAAAAACGTTGTGATTAACCCGGATGGTTCTGCGATGTATGCTGCACTGGATGGGCTGGTTACCAAAACGGACGGTAACAAACTGAATGTGTTTCCGGTTTATGAAGTCAATGGTGACGTTGACTACAATAACGGTAATATTGACTTTGTAGGCACAGTTGTCATACGAGGCAATGTACTTACCGGATTTAAAGTAAAAGCAGCAGGTGACATTCGTGTCGTCGGAGGTGTCGAAGGAGCTGAACTGGAAGCAGGCGGCTCAATCGAAATTACTGGTGGTATTATTGGTTATAACAAAGGACTGGTACAAGCAGGCCATAATGTTAAATGTACTTTCATTCAAGAAGGTAACGTAGATGCCGGTGAAGATGTTCTGGTTTCCCAAAGTATTATGCATTCCAATATTCGTGCTGGCCATGGTGTCATCTGTGCGGGCACCAAAGGTCTAATCGTTGGTGGCTCCATCCAGGCTGGTCAGAACGTCTCAGCGCGTGTTGTAGGCAACAGCATGTCCACGGTCACTTCCATTGAAGTTGGTGTGCTACCAAAGCTGCGTAACGAACTCAATGATTTGCGCAAGGAAGTCAGAGAGCAGATGGATTCCTTGGACAAAACGAAGAAAGCTTTGACATTGCTGGATCAATTAGCTGCCGCTGGACAACTCACTCCAGATAAGATGTCGATGCGAATCAAGCTGAATGCTACGCAGAAATCTGCTCTTCGTATAAGTGAAGAAACGAAGATGCGTATCTTTGAAATTGAAAAGGCACTTGAAGATACAAGTAAGGCTCGTGTTGATATTCTGAAGATGATTTATGGAGGCTCTAAAATAGTTATCGGCAGATACACGAAATTTATTAAAGATCCAGTGAGTCGAATTTCATTTTATTATCACGATGGTGATATTACGATGGTTCCATACGTTTAA